In one Saimiri boliviensis isolate mSaiBol1 chromosome 19, mSaiBol1.pri, whole genome shotgun sequence genomic region, the following are encoded:
- the LOC141582232 gene encoding transmembrane epididymal protein 1-like codes for MGGFEGHLYPGLSFFFYGLYHARLVSRALICNDPVQYPPRHPWSKGRWAKLRQISYIGLLKILSACILVAQELHSVPRQFILISKMYHQRNFMFRKQWQHLTLYMTFLLGGCVDVVSQNLLPKRHAAVEQGAQALGMFIFLPLMVSHLQDTEGVELQSHVLLTQAMFLLTLVVTAELWAPNKPLIWIMKAFLYTVTGSWLMHIGFMLFKPISGYQWMDDDRNDMMFVTTFFCWHVTFSAILMIWIYGFSFWWYCYIFVKA; via the coding sequence ATGGGAGGCTTTGAGGGTCATCTGTACCCAGGGCTGTCTTTCTTCTTCTATGGACTTTATCATGCACGACTTGTCTCCAGAGCCTTGATATGCAATGACCCTGTCCAGTATCCACCACGCCATCCCTGGAGCAAAGGAAGATGGGCAAAGCTACGGCAAATATCCTACATTGGGTTGCTGAAGATACTGAGTGCCTGCATTTTAGTAGCCCAAGAGTTGCACAGTGTTCCTAGACAGTTCATACTTATCAGCAAGATGTATCATCAGAGAAACTTCATGTTCCGCAAACAGTGGCAGCATCTCACTCTCTATATGACTTTCTTGCTGGGTGGGTGTGTAGATGTGGTGAGCCAGAACCTGTTGCCGAAGAGACATGCTGCTGTGGAGCAAGGTGCCCAAGCTCTGGGCATGTTCATATTTCTGCCCCTGATGGTGTCTCACCTGCAGGACACAGAAGGAGTGGAGCTTCAGTCTCACGTGCTGCTCACACAGGCCATGTTCCTGCTGACTCTGGTGGTGACCGCAGAGCTGTGGGCTCCCAACAAGCCACTGATCTGGATCATGAAAGCCTTTCTATATACAGTCACAGGCTCTTGGCTAATGCACATAGGCTTTATGCTGTTCAAACCAATCTCTGGCTATCAATGGATGGATGATGACAGAAATGACATGATGTTTGTCACCACCTTCTTCTGCTGGCATGTGACCTTCAGTGCCATTTTGATGATCTGGATCTACGGCTTCTCCTTTTGGTGGTACTGCTACATTTTTGTTAAGGCCTGA